TTTACCTACTAATCTTGTACAGTAAATTTTCTCATCTAGGTGCATGTAATACATGAATGGGTATGGGCTGGTACTCCGAATGAGGGTGCTGCCTGGCTTCGTTTGCAGAGATTGGCCGATACATGGCATCGAATCCTTTTGATACCAGTCACCGGAGGAGTAATGGTTGGCATGATGTGTGGTTTACTTGAAATATTGGACCAAATAAAGCAGGCAAGTTATTCCTCTCAAAGACAAGGTTTTGACTTGCTTTCCGGAATCTATCCAACGGTAAAGGCTATTCAGGCTGCAGTCACTTTAGGTACTGGCTGTTCATTGGGTCCTGAAGGTCCTAGTGTCGATATTGGAAAGTCTTGTGCCAATGGATTCTCATTAATGATGGAAAACAACAGAGAAAGAAAAATAGCACTTGTTGCAGCTGGTGCAGCAGCTGGAATTTCTTCAGGTAGCCTGACAATCTTATTGAAGTCACTATTTAAAACTCAATTTGATGTTTACTCATTTCTTATTCTTGCCATTTAAGGCTCCTCAAGACTTTTAATGACGaaagtttaaaacttttcatGGCCGTTATACCTGATTGATTGCCTACTCATACAAGGGCAGGTTAATGATGATTCCCATTAAATTATTTTAGGTCTAGGCAATCATTTGTAAGGGTCTTTcgattctttttgttttttcttttctaaatgtGATATTGTTTGCATTAattatgttttacttttttagtTACCTGATTGATGGAACGCTGTCGTAAGTTGACTCAAGAGTTGGAGAGTTTTTAGGGTATTTAATTGTTTTAGGTAAAAGAATTTTAACAATAGGACCACATTTGCTTAACTTTTAATGTAGAGGGACTTCATTGGCTCAAAAGAGATTTGATAGACCAAATTTACTCTTTAGTCCAAACTAGAGAGACTAAAAATGTGTGGAATCAATCGTTTAGTATAGTTGATCATGGCTGCTGTTAGGATAGGAGCGAGCCAATCTTTTCATCCAACTATTACATACACTTAAGACTTATTATTTTATGAGCTTTTGAAAAAATAGTTTCTCTTGCTATATAGCAGGTTCCGACCGATGTTGATACTTGAAACTATGAAATTATGTACTTCGTTTGAGTTTAAAAATGCTATATCtgttgcttcaaaaaaaaaaaatgctatatcAGTTAGAATTGAGTCCCTGGACAATTTCCTTCTATGCTCTGGCATCTAGCTTTGCTAGAAAGTTATGTCAAACTGGTTTTTCTTGCTGATTGTGGTTGGGTTCGGAGTCGAGTTTATTTTGTAGTATCTTGATTACCATTTGGATTTCTAAATGTTAGTTGTTTTAGCTTtgcatttttctttcttcaggCTTCAATGCAGCAGTTGCTGGTTGTTTCTTCGCTATTGAAACTGTGCTGAGGCCACTCCGTGCAGAAAATTCTCCTCCATTTACAACTGCCATGATTATATTGGCTTCTGTTATTTCGTCAACTGTATCAAATGTCTTACAGGGAACCCAATCAGCTTTTACAGTGCCCGAGTacgagttgaaatctgctgccGGTACTATTCTTTACATTGTTGTATATTTTGTGTATGGTTTCAGATTGCATTATATTTGTCTTTGTGAGTTTGTGATAtgcctcttctttttctttcttgctctttttattttactatctGCCTGGGATGGTATAGTAATCTCGCTAATGAAGCATGCTATAGACATCCTTGAGGAAGTAGGTTTGTTAAATGGAAATCCTATTCACACTCCTATAGGCCTTATTTTCAAACTTCTATTAGATCAGCGGAAGCCAATATCAAACTTGGAAGATCAGTGTAAAACTGGTCGCACTTTGTATTTGTCGATTTTAAATGGCTGTGTGGGCCCACTGGGATGCTATGATCTCATTTCAAATTATTCATACATGTTGGAAAATGTGTGGGTTCATATGAAGATAAATGACACACTTATATTGTTGAATATTAAAATGTAGATTGGGCAAGTTCTCGTAGTAATAGGTGATCTACCTCTAGGTATTGTATGTTGGTAGGAGGTAACCaattatattccaaaactaagaaacatAATGTAATTGCAAGATAAAGTGCCAAAACATAGCGCCATAGACATCCACCACTTGTGAACTCTTTGGTTAAAGCAAATGCTTAAGGGTCTACGATTCAGGTAGATCATACAAACGACACTTGTTCAACCatgttgcatttaatttttgtcCCCAATGTTGTCCTTGAGAAGACCAAACAACACATTGAGGTACACTGTCACATCAATAGAGAAACATCTCCAATTCGGAGACATCATTGCTAATTTGTCACCTCAAGATGTTTACACTAAATCTTAGAGGTCCTCATATTAGTTAGCTTTTTTAACAAGCTTTGATTAAGCTCTTTTGTTAACAAAAAGTTTGGAACCCTATTTAAACTTGATTCATTTTCTGTTTTTAAATGAAAGAAGTCCATACCATGCTTCACATGTTTTTTGATATTTCATCATGATGTTGCATGCAGAGCTACCTTTATACCTGATATTGGGAATGCTATGTGGTTGTGTAAGCGTGGCAATGACTCGTTTGGTTGCTTGGTTCACCAAATTTTTCGAGGTTATCCAGGAGAAATTTGGCCTTCCTACTGTAGTCTGCCCTGCCATAGGTGGTTTAGGAGCTGGAATAATTGCCCTTAAATATCCTGGAATATTATACTGGGGTTTCACAAATGTGGAAGAAATTCTACGTACCGGCAAGAGTGCTTCCGCTCCTGGAATATGGCTTTTGACTCAATTAGCAGGTGCTAAGGTTATTGCCACAGCTCTTTGTAAGGGATCTGGGCTGGTAGGTGGTCTTTATGCACCAAGTTTAATGATTGGTGCTGCAGTTGGTGCTGTGTTTGGAGGATTTGCTGCAGAAGTTATCAATTCAGCAATTCCTGGAAATGCTGCTGTTGCTCAACCCCAGGCTTATGCTCTGGTAAGCCGACTTAACTCCCTGTGAAGCAGTGTTGTCATTTGTCAATCACAGAGCGTAGGGTTTGTTCAAGTTCTGCTCCTTTACAGTGCTATAGCGCTGTTGTAGCCACTATTTGACTGCACTTTGCACTAAATCGCTTGTCGTGGAACAATATCGGTCTGTAAAAATTCCACTACTATATAGTGCCGCTGTAGccactatttaacaacactgctGTGTAGTATGTCAGTTGTAGGAATGTCACTGTCGACTTCAAGACTTGTTTTGTTGATGTAAATTCAGATGATTACAAGTTCGTTTAACTTGTGCAGGTTGGAATGGCTGCTACACTTGCATCTGTTTGTTCTGTTCCTTTGACTTCGGTTCTACTTCTGTTTGAGCTGACAAAAGATTATAGGATACTGCTTCCTCTCATGGTAATCCAATAAATCTCTCTCTAGAAAATGCTCAGTTTGATGTTTGTGTATTTTTCCACTGTCCTGCTAGTTCATATGAATGACTTGTTAGGAAACCAGAAATTGTATTGAATCGAAAAGAcacttttattaagaaaatggGCAAGAATAGGAGAGAAAATTATCTTCCCAGGGTTTCCCCTTCTACAACAAAGTCACTGCTCAATTCACAAAATGCTAACAAATCTCTATGAATCCTCTCTtgaattttttggattttaaaatacatttagTGTTTTCTGTTAGCCACAAGTAGCGGTCTCAACCTTCTTTTGTGTAGTTTTTCCAACTCCCTTGACTCGTGTTTTGCCCATCTTTTAATTAATGCTTTCAACTTTTCGTCTTTTATATTCGCAAAATTTCTTAGGGGGCTGTTGGATTGGCAATTTGGGTTCCCTCAGTGACAAATCAGGCGAAGGAGAGTGATGCACCTGATAAAAGAAAAGTGTCAAGAGGATATTCTTCAATTTCGCATACCGAAGATAATGATGATGGCAATGGTTTAGAACTCTGTATTGTTGGGGATGGTTCCGAGCTTGAAGAAATCGATGAAGAACTGTTTCTGGACAGTCTTAAGGTTGAGatagctttttcttttttccttctgATCATCGACATCGTCCATCTTTTGTTATTAAGActatgtttggataaacaacttaagtAAGTGCTTATaacataagcgcttatcatataagtacttatgtgtataagctatttctataacataaGATAAAGTCAAGGTTGTTTTCGTATAAGCTATTATCTATTGCATAAGTTGGAGAAcctatgaaaataagctgaaaataacttttggacatgtcataagctattttcacaAGCTCCCTCAAACAtactcacaagtgcttatgtcaatagataaataagtcaattcaaacagcTCTAACTTTTCAATGTCATTATTCCTCTTAATAGGTTTCTCAGGCTATGTCAAAATACTATCTGAAGGTTTCATCATCTGTAACCCTAAAAGATgcaatcaaaatcatgcatgACAGCCAGCAAAACTGTGTGCTCGTGGTTGATGAAGATGATTTTCTGGAAGGAATATTGACATATGGTGACATTAGAAGGTGTCGATCCGAGAAGTCTAATGAGACTTCTATGAGCGACTCAGATGTGGATGTATGTAGAAAGCGCCGCTCTTCTGTATATATTTAAGGATGTTGTGTCTGTTTACAAATTGTTTTAGAAACAGCTGTTTTTGAGAATTCATGAGAAAATGGaacatagaaagaaaaaaaagttaataaacaTTGGTTTCTGCATACTAATTGTTATTAATGCAACataaaattgttattaatttaACCTTGGAAATGTTATTTATACTATATTTCCTTCTTGCAATTATCttctaataataattt
This portion of the Trifolium pratense cultivar HEN17-A07 linkage group LG3, ARS_RC_1.1, whole genome shotgun sequence genome encodes:
- the LOC123913920 gene encoding chloride channel protein CLC-f; its protein translation is MPENDQHRLLVSSEDAERDVEAHGSEIIASVNGGGVSGGGGSSGSGKGFRDLLKLSGHHRHSFKRLDRERDHHDDSNINSNPRDSHSDFDLHSFDSSGDELADSAPPEWALLLLGCLLGLATGLLVAAFNKGVHVIHEWVWAGTPNEGAAWLRLQRLADTWHRILLIPVTGGVMVGMMCGLLEILDQIKQASYSSQRQGFDLLSGIYPTVKAIQAAVTLGTGCSLGPEGPSVDIGKSCANGFSLMMENNRERKIALVAAGAAAGISSGFNAAVAGCFFAIETVLRPLRAENSPPFTTAMIILASVISSTVSNVLQGTQSAFTVPEYELKSAAELPLYLILGMLCGCVSVAMTRLVAWFTKFFEVIQEKFGLPTVVCPAIGGLGAGIIALKYPGILYWGFTNVEEILRTGKSASAPGIWLLTQLAGAKVIATALCKGSGLVGGLYAPSLMIGAAVGAVFGGFAAEVINSAIPGNAAVAQPQAYALVGMAATLASVCSVPLTSVLLLFELTKDYRILLPLMGAVGLAIWVPSVTNQAKESDAPDKRKVSRGYSSISHTEDNDDGNGLELCIVGDGSELEEIDEELFLDSLKVSQAMSKYYLKVSSSVTLKDAIKIMHDSQQNCVLVVDEDDFLEGILTYGDIRRCRSEKSNETSMSDSDVDVNTLLVSSVCTRGMSYRGRARGLLTCYPNTTLAMARELMEAKGIKQLPVVKRSRDRNRERKRRIVGLLHYDELWHCLRKEINHRKLAYQSRTENNLTTVH